The genomic segment ACCCCAGTACCTGTATCAGCCTATGTCAAGGAAACGGGGGGACAAGCCCTGCTCTTCAAAGTCCCTCTTTCAGAGACAGTTGGAGGGGCAGGATCATCCGCTCTCACCTTCAAAATCTGCTGACTTtcatgcagtttcttctaaatcTAATCCAACTCTAAGATAAGACAAAGGCCGGTATCACAGTGAGTAAGGGGCCTTTTTCAAAGTGTGTTAGTTGAGAGAACTGGGGTCTGGAGGAAGGAAGAGCTCCAGAAATTAGCATCCTGAACAAGAGGCACATGGTCAACTTATGGACAGGCAGCTTTCTGGTCTGAAACAGGGCTgaaatttgggacacctgggtggctcagtgagttaaatagGGCTGAAATTTTCAGAGTTGGAATCATAAGCTGCTTATTGAGAATGATCAagtatataatgaaatatcatACGATAGGTGTCTATAATCGGTTCTACCGAACATTTCAGGACTCCCTCTCTGTCATCCCTGTGGCCATATGTTGGTGGAATGGcagccagaaaaaaatgaaagaagagtcaAAAGCCTTGATTAAATTCTGGGATAGGCACTTTGGATGTTATTCCTACTGTAAcaccttccatccttccatccatcaatccatccattcatccattcaacaaatggaTGCCATATTGGGTACTGTCCAAATGCAGGGGGACCCAGAAATAGCATCTGCACAGAATCAAGGAAGCAGTCCTGCAAGAGGGTGGGGGTCTGGCAGATATAGAAACATTATATAGTTAAGTCTTCACATGATAACCTCTTTCCCTAAACCTATACCTAAATTATGTCTATGAATGCTGACCAGATTCATGATGTTGCTCTACCCATGCTCCAAAGAGAAATAGCCAGATTTTCCTATGTAGCATCAGGAGTAAAAAAGTTAGTGCTAACTTCATTTGCCAAAGACCTAAAGCTAgtgaacagagagagaaacaattcTCCTTGAAGTTACATTTATAAATCTTATTccctaattcattcattcatttatttattctgtcatttattgagcacctggtATGTGCAATGTACTCCACAAGTTATAAAATAAGAGCAAACCAAATGATAAAGAGAAAGTGGGAATGAAATCTGAAAACTAAATCAATTAGAAAGTAAACATATATGACAGTATGGCTATGGAACTTTCCCCCAAGTGAAATAATTggtcattttagaaaacaaattattctgTGGCTGCCATCATGATAGTAAATATGTGGATCTTGCAATCAAAGTCAAATAAAATTCTGTAGACATCAAAATAGGACATGCAACCTTGCGCTCACTTACACTCCTTAAATAGGTTTTCTTCCTGCATTACTGTGGATCAAGGATTTGACATCATGGCTCTGAAAAGGATTGCCAACTGAGGTAACACACAGGATATACTTTAACCCCCCTCTTTCTGTTTGAGAACTAACCCAGATCTGTGTTCGCTCCTTAGCACACAGCCTCCCGCAGCAACAGAGACTGGTACAGATACTGTTGCCAGGGAATGACGGGAAACCAAACATGGGTCACAGAATTCATTCTCCTGGGATTCCCGCTCAGCCCAAAGCTGCAGATGCTCCTCTTTGGGTTCTTCTCCCTGTTCTACTCCTTCACCCTGATGGGGAACAGCATCATCCTGGTGCTCATCTGGCTGGACTCCCGACTGCACACCCCCAAgtacttctttctctcccatctgGCCATCGTTGACATAGCCTATGCTTCCAATAATGTCCCAAAGATGCTGGCAAACCTTCTGAGCAAGCAAAAAACTATCTCGTGTGTCCCATGCATAATGCAGACTTTTTTATACGTGGCTTTTGCTCACACTGAGTGTCTCATCCTAGTAATGATGTCCTATGATCGGTACATGGCCATCTGTCACCCCCTACATTACTCCGTCATCATGAGCTGGAGAGTGTGCACCGTTGAGGCAGTCACTTCCTGGGCGTGTGGCTCCCTGCTGGCCCTGGTCCATGTGGTTATCATCCTGAGGCTGCCCTTCTGTGGGCCTCATGAAATCAACCACTTCTTCTGTGAAATCCTGTGTGTCCTCAAGCTGGCCTGTGCTGACACGAGGCTCAACCAAGTGGTCATCTTTGCTGCTTCTGTGTTTATCTTAGTCAGGCCCCTCTGCTTGGTGCTAGTGTCCTACTCAGGCATCCTGTTTGCCATCCTGAGGATCCAGTCCGGGGAGGGCGCCAGAAaggccttctccacctgctcctcccacttCTGTGTGGTGGGGCTCTTCTTTGGCAGCGCCATTGTCATGTACATGGCCCCCAAATCCCGCCACCCTGAGGAGCAGCAGAAGATCCTTTCCCTGTTTTACAGCCTTTTCAACCCTATGCTGAACCCACTGATCTACAGCCTGAGGAACGCAGAGGTCAAGGGTGCCCTGAGGAGCTCCTGTGGAAGGAGCGATCAGTGTGAGGGAGGCCAGAGACAGTCTTAAAGGTGGAAGACTTGTTTTCTATGAGATTTGGAAGAACGGTAGTATAAATGCTTTAAGAATTGAATGTCTCagattttcaatattaaaaatatatattgaactgATTGGGTCCCTAAACATGGGATACTTCGAGACCACAAAGTCCAGGCCATAAGAGAAAAATTGTGTCCTGGTGAAGCACCGAGTAGAGTCACGGACTCCTCCGGCCAGGTCCCAGTGCTGCCTAGgatccagtttcttttcttttctctcacatcTCCCCTTAAATTTATCTAAGATTTCCATCTCCCTTATTGCTATAAGTATATGCTAAAAATGCCACCATATATTCTGTACAATGGTGCACCTCTAATAAGAGAATAGAACTGATCTTGTTATGAAGTCCTCTCCTGGGAAATGTACTAAGGAACTTCAAGTCTAAGGATGATGACATCAGCTCTGAAAAATTATCTGAATCTGAGCCCACAGaatctatttctgtgaaaagcaAAGTTtaactttgtgggttttttttttttttatatatatgtatgtgacaGGCAGAGAACTGTCAggctctttgtttcattttattgaattctGCTCTGTTTAATTTAAGTGAGTTTGTGTTTAGAATAAATATGAGAGTCAGGTATCTGAAAGAGTTACCTTTTGCAGCGTTCAGATTCAAAGCCAGGTGTAGGTAACAACTGACCATTAAGATGATGGCATAACATATCACCAGATTAAGAAAATCTTCTAGAAGGAAAACAACATGAAGGGAGGCCAGTAGCTTAACATCATGTTGTAGAGCCACGTGTGGAACCACTAGCACGACAAAGTCCAGTAAAGACTTGTAGGAACCTGAACAAAATTCCAAGAGCATCTGGTCCAGGAGATACTAGTCACTTATTTCGGGCCCAAGTGGTCAGAATGAtgaagtataattattttttcacttctaaCACATGTCTGGGAACTAAGTGACCAAAGGAGTATGAAAACAGTGATTTCTTTAGCACATGAAGTATGTCACCTTTtgaattctcttcctctctggtaGGCTCGTGTGCCATTCCAGTGTGTGGTATATATGATTGTATATTATTATCCGTGTTTTGTagatctttctattttttttcacatcttctcATGTACCATTATCAGtccccatttttcttcttccacaaaATTAAGATGCACAGGAGAAACTTTGCCTTCCATCTCTCTCCTAATGCATGATTTTCCTTTCACTTCTTAAAAAGCCTTGTTGCTGATTGTTCATCTCCTTGACTAGTCCACTCATTAGTTAACTCAGgcaaaacatttttctctgagTCTCCATGTCTCTACTGTATCAGGAGATTGCTTGCTCAGTCCCACTCTGcttgctctcctccctccctctccatctaccttcatcttcttttcccctcctctccccgccaaaataatttgaataaaaaaatattagctcTAAATGTAACAATAAGCATGATGGAGCTACTGTGTGacctattttaaaagtagaaaaaaacaagtgatatttttataaaaatgatattttaactATACTTGGGAAATTATTATTCactaaaatatgtatacattaaaTTAAGGTTAAAATtcaaagagggaagaggaagaggcaaatATAGGATAATGTGTCTCACAGAAAATATAAGCTCTTGGTTTGGATTCAGAATGTTTCTACAAGGACCCATtagaaaaatcaaggaattgCATTCACGTTTATGTCAGTTCAAAAATACTTGAGAAAATGTAGACCAGAAAGACCAAGCTTCTGTCAAGGTAACTGAGATGAATGAGTTAAAAAGAGATGTCCTTCAGCAAGTCTCAGAAATGGCTCTGCttcaaaaagggaaaacaaaaccaagaactaTATTTTGTCAAGAAATTACAGAAAAGCCTGAGTGTATGAGAGATTCCTCTcaattgttttaatatttgaggTAGAGGACTTCAATAAACAGattctattttgttgatttctttttatgtatattctttttttttaagttttatttatttatttatttgacagacagagatcacaagtaggcagagaggcaggcagagagagagaggaaagcaggttccctgctgagcagagagcccgatatggggctcgatcccaggaccctgggatcatgacctgaggctttaacccactgagccacccaggcgccccatgtatatTCTTTTGATGTTAGTCACAGTTTCTAGAGAGCTGAGGGTGAGAAGAAAGAGGGTACACTTGCTTAATGTGGAGGAGTCTGGTGGGCACTTCCCAGATTTTATCCCATTTTTCCCCACTGACACTGGAATGTAGACACTGTTCACAGTGAACTTCTCCTCAGCAAAACAGGTGCCAGAAGAGAACATTCAGAATGATGGGGGGAAGCATCACTCTACAATTTTACACTTGGCCAAAAATTCATAGTGgaataagaaaaccaaaggaGAGAAAGTCTTATGAGATAAAGTCTAGCAAAATATATCCCCCACAGGCCTTCGTGGAAGAACTCTAAATGGATGTACTTGGGTCTTTTTTGGAGTGAAAGCGTATGATGTAAGGAAAACCTGCCAGGCACACAAGTTGCTAAAACATTTTAGTAAATGTAGCTGTTAATGTGACAAAATTagcttttttccccaaaattagctttttatatgaaaaaaaggaaaagggaaatgtttATCAGCCATGAAAAGTTGATTAATACCAATGAGTCATTGAATCAAAGTAAGTTCCTTGTCATGGCTAGCAAGAAGATGAAAATCTGGAATAATTGTAGATGTCattagaaaattttagaattaacgTATGTGTTAAAcatttaaaggggtgcctggatggctcaattggttaagcatctgcctttggctcaggtcatgatcccagggacctgggctcAAGATCGAGCCctacctcgggctccctgcttctcctttccctatggcccccctcccccaatcatgctctttctctcaaataaataaaatctttttttttttaattcaaagtagATCACCTTTGCTGCCTCTGAACTCCTGCCTCATCAGGTGGTTGCTGTAACTTCAAAGTCTACCCACCCAACAGTGATGCCATAGACTTCTAGCCACAGACAAGGACCATGGTTCTGGTACACAGAGCTCCTGAACTCTGTTGCCAGCTGGGTCAGATCAGTGTCTGTGCTGCCCAGCTGCCCTGACCCCAGTAATCCTGACCTCCATGGAGAATTGTTCCCAAAGGATTTGAGGCAAGAGTGAATTTCATAGGAACTTTGGAAGAGGCACCATGGAAATGGGCACAGCTAGCTAAGAGGTTGGGGATTTCCCGATAAGACCAGCAGGTCTGATGTTCTAGGGTAAGGTAAGCTAGCTAACCCTGAGTTGGAGGATTGTGATCAGTGTATGTTAGAATTCCTCCATAGATGTTTCCTGCAAGTGAAGGACTTAGGTTTAATTTTTGACGTGGGTCAGGCCACTGGGCTAGCCTCTGTGCTGTGGGTCCTGATATATGAATTAACTATCACAAATATGCTGGTGAGGAGATTGAATAGGGTGATCTTTATCTGAGGAGCAGAATAGGCACATTTTTGAGGAGTGATGAGggatagaagaagaaaaatgttcactGTTAGCCCAGAAAGCTGACCTATAGCCTGCATAGTTTagataagaataaaatacacactggTTTCTACATTCTTAAAAGGTCTCATGACTGCCTGTACATCTCACTGATAGTTAATATGGGGCTGAATGataagcaccagagaaatcttgCAAAAGTAGTTTTATGAGAAGAAATTGGAGGATACATTTATGATCTAATACTCCCTGCATATCCCCTTGAGCACTAAATATATAACCACCAGCTTCATACAGCAAAAGTTGAagctctttctcctcctggatCCTGTCCCTGTGATACTTCAATTAGCTTACAAAGTTGCACCataaaatgtctcaagaattctttcttggccactgGGCTTGAAGACCCCACAATAAGcagttgtatttttctttgaaggCGTTCAATTTGTGACTGAGAATTTTGCCTTTCATTTGAGAATACTGATGATGTTAGCCATAAGAACAACGATATTGACAACATTCAGCCCTGCCTGGAATGGATTAGCACCCAGTTAATGTCATCAAGATACTTCCAGAAGAGTGAGcccaaatagaacaaaattaatgattctaaaagaaaatatgctgTTCTCTATTAATCTGCTAGATAAGCAATGGAATCTATCAGTGTGGTTTATGAACCTACAGGAAACCAGGTGTTGAAATGAGAATTtttgaaggaatgaaagaaaagacaaagaccaaggaagagaaaaaaaaaaatgaaaagaaaaagataatctcaAGATATGGTCCTTGCCCTTGGCTGACCTTGGGAATTGCCTGGGAGCTTTAAAGAATCCTGAGGCTTAGGCAacacaaattaattaaatcagaGTCTCCAGAGATGTGTCCCAgggtcagcattttttttaaggccCCAGGTATAGTTAGGTTTGAGGACCACTACTCTAAAGAAgtactttattttcttgatgattttttgAGAATGCGAAGTTGCTTAGAAAGAAGGTTCATAAACAGGATAAAAATATCCTGGAATCCTAAAATATGTcccagttaaaagaaaaaaaaaagtacagattctGGCAAACCTAAAATTTTCCTGGTAGGATTTCTGTTTCAGcccaatgaatatttaataagtgAAATATTGACCTGTGATGTGATTTGTAAGAAATGTGTTTGGTCTTAATCCATGCTTCCTAGCTCACAGGTCCCAAAACTTTTGTAATTTCCTGAAGGATAAGAGCAATGGGAGAATCTTTTATTATAACATTCAGTCTCTTGTCCTCAGTTCCTGAATTACTTGTTCCTGAATTTCAGTTCCTGAAATTACTTTGGAGCCATTAAGGTGAAATGTGTGTCTTGTTATTCATAATAAGCCCCTTTCCACCATAGCCGTGTTTatattaatgaggtgacttttggaaaacaCCTAAGGTGcaggctggttgccaggagaaccagAGGGGCTGGATGTTGGATCCATCACCAATAGCTAATGATGTAATCAGTCATGCCTGTGCAATGAAGCTTCcattaaaaccaaaaagacagGGTTCAGAACTCTTCCATGTCCAGATCATCTGTCCAGGACCTCACCTTATGTGTCTGTTCATCTAGCTGTTGATTTGCAACCTTTTTGTAAGAAATCAGAACCTAGTGAGTAAAtctgtttcctgagttctgtgagataCTCTGGAAAATTAAGCAAACCCAAGGAGGAtgtcatgggaacctctgatttatagccagttggtGAGAAGCCCATAAGTTAGGACATGGACTTGTGGTTGTCTTCTGCAGGCCAAGGAAGCAGTAGTGGGAACTTCTGGTCTGTAGCAGGGAAGTCAGAAGCCCAGGATGGACTTgggattggcatctgaagtgggtgGCAGTCATATGGGGGCTGAATGCAAAATCCAGAAATCTGACACTATCTCAGTGTAGATACTGTCACAACTGAGTTAACTGTGGAACACCTGGCTGGTGTCTAGAGAATTGTTGCATATGCGGGGGCATCCCCCAACACATACATGGTGGAACTGGAGTGCAGAACCCTTCTGGACCATAGCAAACATAATGAGGTCAGACACAGATAATTCTCATCCCTTCCTCTTTAATAGGGCAAAAATTACACACCACCTCATGTTTctaatattgatgaaagaaaaactCTCTTTCTTTGTAAATCACTTTAATTATCCATAAACTTTGTTCAAACCAAAAGCCTGATTTATGGCCTGCCAAGCATGCATTGTACATTGGCTTTGTGAATGAGTAGCCTGAGGGAAAGCCATTTTATCCTTGAGATATTGATCAATGCTCCTACTCCCTGCATTCCTTGAGTTAAAACCCACGATTCCTGCCTATATACTAATGCATAATCTTTTGAGCTTTTACTAGATGTAAAAAAGTATATTACCCTGTTTATTCTCTGGAGCACTTTCTTCCCTGTGAAGATTGTGTCCCACTTGGGCTATCCTACGTTGGGTTCTGATAaaactctatttctttttatatcagagttttctctctctggtAAATTTGTGTTGACAATGGGATATAAAGAAAGGAAGTAACTCTGGAAACAACAATAAACAGCAAAAATGTCAGCCAGGTGGAATTACCAAACATAGAGTAGAAAGAGTCCTAGTGACTCTTGCTTTGAATAATTTTGTCCTTCTGAAGCTCTTCAGAGTTGGGACCTGTCAGCTGCTGTCGATGTTTTCCTTCTGCAGATTATGAATTGGGGTACTTTTCCAACAGGCATAGCTCCATGATAATGTAATTAATGAGAAAGgcttttgaaaataatgatgaCTGAGATAAAGAAGCCCaagatgagggtgcctgggtggctcagtgggttaagccgctgccttcggctcaggtcatgatctcagggtcctgggatcgagtcccgcatcgggctctctgctcagcagggagcccgcttccctctctctctctctctgcctgcctctccgtctacttgtgatctctccctgtcaaataaataaataaaatctttaaaaaaaaaaaaaaaaagaagcccaagATGAAGAATTTTTGGTAGGACtacatttaataattataaaattttgcttcttggggcgcctgggtggctcagtgggttaagccactgccttcggctcaggtcatgatctcagggtcctgggatcgagtcccgcatcgggctctctgctcagcagggagcctgcttccctctctctctctctctctgcctgcctctccatttacttgtgatctctctgtcaaataaataaataaaatctttaaaaaaaaaaaaaattttgcttctttgaagatttttttaaaaactttatatgaTCTTGGAACTTTATATGATCTCTAAGGAACATACTCGGTAGTACTATAGTGGcattttatggtgacagatggtggctacatTTGTGGCAAGCATGGCATAGGTACAgagttgtggaatcactatgttgtacccctaaaactaatgtaacactgtgtgtccactgtacttaaaaaaaaaaaaaaaaagctttgtatGACAGGAAAACTAGTCATAAtaagattatctttttttaactttatagtGTTACTTGTTTTTACTAGCTGGAGtaaaatacatttgaaacatCAGTATTGTAGAATGGGATTAACATTCGCTTTGAATATAAATCAGGTAAcatttcatgaaaaaaacaaaacctctatCACACTGTGATTCTCTTTTGGGGGTCCTGACTACATCTGTCAGAGAGTCTGTGTGATAATGAACATTATCATCAGGCAGGAAAACTACCATATTTACAAAATGTCAACTAGCATTTACTGACCTTAAGTGGAAGCTAGTCTAGAAACAACAATATGGTACTTACACTACAGTACTTTTTTGAGAGTGTTAGGTAATGTTTATGTTGGGGATAATGGTGTATGATGGAGGTGATTCCCTTGGAGGAATCAGCATGGAGGGGATTCCTGACGGTCAGCTTCTGAGACACTGCTGTGCTTGgcttcctgtcttcctctctccttctctctggggATCAACTATCAACACGAAGCACAcattttcctctgcctcttggtGCTGTAAGTTGTACGTAGGCTGTGTCTTGTAAGGAAGGCCAGTTTTATAGTGTTTCCTGTGTCTTGGCAGTGGGTTCTGTTCCAGGTAAGGAGTTAATAAATCATTTGGgtagcacattttttaaaagattttatttcttcatttgagagagagagagagagagagcatgcacaaggtTGAGGGGAGAGgtaggggcagagtgagagggacaagctgactccccccgcccccgagcagggagccagatgtgggactcaatcacagagcactgagatcaggacctgagccaaaagcagatgtttaactgactgagccacccaggggccctttgGGTACCACATCTAAACCACATTCTCCACATAGTCTTTCTTCAATAACTCTTGCATCTCTTCCTTAATTAATTCTCAATAGGAGTGATGTAGAAGCTTGTTCTTTATTGACAAGCTTAAAAACCCCAGCATATTGTACCCAGGCTTACAGTAGAGATTAACCACACTGGGGCATTTGGATTATTGGTTTCAGTGGCTTACAGTTGCTTGTGCTGTGTGGGTAGGGAGCTCTAAAAGACACTGGGAGCTGGGACTTGGGGGACAGGGacttatttcttcctgtttgctTGCTGGTCTCATCAAGATTGCTCAACCCCTCTTTACCTGGCTGTTGGTAGCTGGTGCCTGTTGCTCCAGTCTTTATTTTCTGACTTTCCCAGAATGAGCATCCTTCCTTCCCCTGGAGGGCCACAGTGCAACCTGGGGAGCACCTCCCCCTCAGAGGTAAAGTCTGAACCCTGAC from the Lutra lutra chromosome 11, mLutLut1.2, whole genome shotgun sequence genome contains:
- the LOC125081210 gene encoding LOW QUALITY PROTEIN: olfactory receptor 2A5-like (The sequence of the model RefSeq protein was modified relative to this genomic sequence to represent the inferred CDS: inserted 1 base in 1 codon) yields the protein MTGNQTWVTEFILLGFPLSPKLQMLLFGFFSLFYSFTLMGNSIILVLIWLDSRLHTPKYFFLSHLAIVDIAYASNNVPKMLANLLSKQKTISCVPCIMQTFLYVAFAHTECLILVMMSYDRYMAICHPLHYSVIMSWRVCTVEAVTSWACGSLLALVHVVIILRLPFCGPHEINHFFCEILCVLKLACADTRLNQVVIFAASVFILVRPLCLVLVSYSGILFAILRIQSGEGARKAFSTCSSHFCVVGLFFGSAIVMYMAPKSRHPEEQQKILSLFYSLFNPMLNPLIYSLRNAEVKGALRXLLWKERSV